The window TAATAAATGCAGCCAGTCAGTATTGGAATTTTTGGTTTACTGAACTTCCATTTGCAGGTAAGAGAGGCACAAATTGACAAAAACGACATGAATCTCagaaacattaaaaatcatatataaagaACCGTTTTAAAGAAGCCGAAAAGAGAAGGATCCACGAAGTTTCCTACTGTTCTGGCTCTGCATGGCCATGCATGCAAGTCTGTATCCACCGGGCTTTCTCCTGGCTATATATGGCTAATTGCCTGTATacatataggggccgtttgggtgaatttaaaataagtgtttttttgcttaaaataaaaaagtgaagtagaagtcagaagcaagttaagacttataagtgattaaactgtttgggaaataagcagaagtcctgaaacaaaagctagtaatccTAAAGATtgagtgcttcttgactttttacacaaacgatacaaataagtgcttataatttaaaaatccagAATTCGGCTTATAATGGCCAGCCAAACATCATCATAATATATCCGAATcctgaaattttattaaaataattggcAGGTCGATGCATATTCGTGTTCGCCTGTGATTTGCGCATGAAATAATCTTATAAAAATCACTATTGTCAGTCAATATTTTAGCAGCTATTTTAACCAAGTTCTTATGaatgaatattttatcaaatcatTGTACATCTATAACAAATATCAGATCATCAATAACCATATTAAAACAAGGGTCCACGTTCCTGGCAGTCATATGCCAAGGACTGATTAAAAAACTCACAGTTTTTGGACCGTTGCATATATATCCAGCgccaggatcatattaaaattttaacatgtccAACGCTAAAaggacatattaaaattttaatataatcatgACCGCTGGATGCATCCAGCGGCCAAGAAACTAAGTGTTACTTAACTCTTCCACAACAATCGAGTGCTGTGTACCGCTACCCTTAAAACaaatcaatttatttataacaatttgaatttgaaataaataatatattatatctaaaATTAACAGATTAATACAGCCACAAAACAAAATGTTTACACATCAGCAAAttttgcaaaatgttttacaccttcaataaattttacaaaatattatattatagatccAATTCCCACGGGAGATGCTCTTAAGCAAAGAATGTAGTTTCCCAGTCTGACGAACCTAATTTTTGGTAAGAAAATCCTTCAATCAAGCTAAAAAAAAACGAGTCGTAAACAACCAAGGGGGTGAGAATGTCCATGTATGGtactttttaaaagaaaaaagttcTACGGCAGCGGATTTATATAATTAGAACCAACTGGAACTCTTGGAAAGTAAAGACAGACTTAGATTTCACTAAATTCAACAGGATTGTGCTATTTCTTTAGCCTCTATCTCTCTGGGCTTTATGCAGTAGACTCGTGATCCTAGATGTTGCACTTCGAGGCCAGCATTTTCACAacctttgaaaaaaattgattcTTCTTCTTTACCAATTCTGCGTCTCCAACTCATCAAGAATGAAGGGCGAGCCGCCCCTGTATATTCGACTGCAAGATGATATATCAAATCAGATAAATAAGTACACAAGAGATCATAACTTCTCTAACCTGAAAATTAGTTCAAAATACATACCATTATCTCTGTCATTCCTCCTCTGAACTGATTCATCAGAATTTGACTTGTGAGTTTGTAAGAGAAACAATAGGGTTTTTATCAAGTTGTTGTATTGTTTAACATCTGCAGTAACACACACAAGTACAGAAGTCAGTAATTCTGATTACACAGTTTGTAAGGAATCAAGCATTAAATGTAAGTGCAAGTGAGAAACTGAGAATAGTGATgtaagtatatgtatatattataagtgTTTTGTTACAATCTCTGTATTCCAACCTCTTTTCCGGGTATAGTTACATCATATTTATACTAGTCGTCATACGTGCTGCTCACGTGTTATGTCTATGGGCTTACATCGGTTATGGGCTTTCTATTAAGTCTTATCTTTACATGGGCTATGGCCCAACATTTGTCCCTCCCCCAGTCCGCTGGATCTTTAGATGCTGCGAGAGTTTTGTTGTTTTTTGTCCGTTTTTCTTTCTTCTGCTTTTGAATTTTCTTGGGTAAATGGAATTGGTTTTACCCAATTTTTAAATGTCACTTTCTTTTCCCATCTTTCTTGAACCTTGGGAAACTGAAAAGACTGTGCGTGAAGTTTGATATTCTTGGAAACTGGCGACTTAGGGCTAGTCTCTTCATTTCCGCCTTTTTAAATTTCTCTTCAGACGGCTTCTCTTAtttcttgttcaagatttcCATTGCTCCCTTGTTCTAGGTaatttctcttttctcttctgaGTCGATCTTTTCTTCTTTGTTTCGCTTGTATTTCTCTTGTTGGGTTGAAGTATGTCCTCCTCGAGACTCCCTCGTCGCCGTGCTCCTTCTGTGAAGGCCATTGCTGGTGGGTCCCCGGGCTTGTCGCGTACTTTCGAGAGTCTAACCCCTCTTCCTCCCACCGTGGTCCGTCATTCAACGTCTCATAGCCTGGCTTCTCTGGAAAGGGAGTTTAACCCGTTGGGAGCCAGTGGATCGATGAGTTCTGTTTTGGCTGGGGGGAGTGATCTTGATGGGGGTTTTTCTGGTGGAGGCGAGGTGGCTGTGGAGAATGCTACGGGTTATTTCCGTGCTTGCCCCTCTTTTAACCACCGGTCCAATCTGAGTGCTCGCAGTTCTGCTATCAAAAGGCTTTCTCAGCACTGTTGTTTTGATTTGGGGTATATCCACCATCTCCCCCGTCGTACTGACAAGATGTGGTGCCCTCCTCGCGAAGGATGGCAAGCGATTCCTGTCGTCTTTTTCGAGTATGGTTTCCGACTCCCCATGCACCCGTTCTTTGGTGTTGTTTATGAGGCGTTAGGGTGTGGTCTCGCGCAATTGTCTCCGAACGCTATTATTCAGATTGTGGGTTTCATTGCCCGCTGTCATGAGAAGGGGGAGTTGCCCTCTTTGGAACTCTTGTTTTCAATTTATCGGGTTAAGAATACCAATGGGTTGTTGTATCTGGATAAGAAGGCTGGTAGAGTGCGGATTGTGGATGCCCCTTCTTCCAATACCATATGGCACAGCCAATGGACTTACATGGAGGGATATGATCTTAGTTTGGTTCGTCCATGGAGTGTCATACCCAAGTGGCGATTGAAAGAATTGAATCAGATGCCATCTCTGCCGGAGGACTTTTTGAACGATTTTCACGGGGAAACCGAGTCTTATAACACTGATACTTTATCTGACATTAAGTTTTTAACTAAGCACTGTTGTAAGAATTTGTTTCGACTTTTGGTCTGTCTGTCTTGTTACCCTGACTTTCtgatcttgttttttttttttttttgttgttgttttttTGTAGTGGCTGGGACACCCTTGCGGTCACTGGTGAAGTCTAAGTCAAAAATGCCGAGTGGAGCGTTGCTTGCTAAACTGGCACAGCTTGGTGCTACATCTATGGCGGCCAAAACTCCGGAAACTGGGGAGAAAGAAGTGACCTCTCGTGCTAAGGAGATTGAAGTTGTGGCTGTTGATTCTGAGCTTGCTGCGGAAACTACTGACTTGGTTGTGAAAACTCGTGATCGGAAAAGGCATCGGAAGGATACCGACATTCAATCTCACCATCACCATCATAAGAAATCCAAGGACTCTGTTGCTCCGCCAGCTATCGGATCTTCCTCTGTGGCAGGTCGCTCTTATCAAAGTGAAATGGCTAAACTCCGAGTCCACCTCGATCAGGTTATCTATACTTCGTGACTCTTGTGTTTCTACTGCTGGGGATTTTTTCCTCTTGCCCCCTCCTTTTTGTTAATTGTGTTGGGCTTCCCTTTCCTTGTAGTTGGTTGAGGGCTTTGACCGAGTGTTGGACCTTGGGAAAGAGGTTGACAAGGCTGAAGATGTAGCTGCTGTTCGTCGTGAACTTGAGACGGCGAAGCGGCAGGGTGTTGCTGATAAGGAGCGACTGGTTGCTGAAGTTAGTGAGTTGAAGAAGAGGAATGCTACTCTTGCTGTTGATAAGAGTTCCCTAAATGCATTGATTCTTGCTTATCAAAAAATTGAGGCTGACCTTACTGCTGTCAATGCTGCCAAAGAGAAAGAACATGCTGACGCGCTGGAGGTTGTCAAAAAGGAGAAGGCAAAGTTGGATGAAGAGTTGGTTAAGGTCCGTGACGATCTGTCACGTAGTCAGGACGAAGCTTTAACGACTTTGGAGGAAGGTTACCAGTTGTGTTGGGACCGCGCCGTTGCTGCAGGTTATGACATGCAGAGTCTTACTTTTGCCACCTATTGTGAGGGCCTGGCGGCTGCAGTGGGGGCTTCGTCCAATCAAGTTGAGGAGCCTTGAGCtctttttatatcttttaaGACTTTGATTAACCAGGGGAATGCCCCTGAGAATGTTTGTAAGAATTACTTTTGGTTTCCTGGTAGCTTTCAAACACTTTCCAGTTGGTGCTTTTGCTGTTGTGACAATCTTCATGCTTGAATATCTATCTTGTCTTTTGGGAAATTTTGCTGTGCCTTCTTCTGTTATGGTTTTGCCTCGTGTTTGCTTGATTGCGGTACTCTTTATTGTCTGCAATTTGCTTGGAGACTTTACGGAATCTCTATTTTTCTTTGTTGTTCTCTGGATGTATCCTTAGAACACTTCTtttgctctttttttttttttttctgtggGGTGCCGCTTCTTTGGAGATGCCGCGCCGTTGGAGTGTTTATTAAAGATTTGACCATCTTAATGTCTCCTTTTGTCTTTGTGAGgtctttatttttatatgtatcaTTGACGCAGGTCTGCACTTTTCAGAATGGTCTTtacctctttttcttcttctctttttcttttggtGGTTTGTTGCTCTTTTAGAGCTGTCGTGCCGTCGAGGCGTTTACTGGAGATATGGTTACCTGTGCTGTCAAAAGGTAAACACGAAGGATTTCTAATTCGTTATATGGGAATAAATACCGTATGATAGATCGTTTCGATTGATGACATTGCGTTGCATGACCcacatttcttttttttaaaaaactaagcAAGTGCAAAAGGCagcaatattttatatataaaagtgAAAGTAGTTTAAACTAATAGAAGATGACACATAGCAACGAAAGATAATTACTTAAGATAAACTTGAACTGGAAAGGGATACTCCCAGAATAAAGGTAGTGCCAAAAGATTCATAGTTTAAACTTAGAACATAACATAATTAAACAAAAGACAAAGTTTTTGTAGTAGAGTGGTTGGGTGGCGATTTGGTGAGCAGAATCGCTACTGATAATATTTCTTAAGGTGGATTGCATTCCAAGTGTTGGGAACTGGCGAGCCGTCAAGGTGGCAAAGGCGATACGTGCCGGGCCTTATCACTTTGGAGACTTTATAGGGTCCTTCCCAAGGTGCTGACAGCTTGGAGACTTTTGCCGGCATTGATGCTGCGGCCTCTCTGAGAACAAGGTCATTTACCTGAAAGTGTCTGGGGTTGACTTTGGCATTGTAGTACTGTGCCACCTTTTGCTGGTACTGCGCCACCCTAAGACTTGCTGACTCCCGCACCTCCTCAATTAGATCAGTGTTGAGACGAAGCCCCTCTTCAGAAGATTCTGGAGTAAAATTTTCAACTCTTGGTGAATTCAGACTGATTTCTAATGGGAGAACAGCCTCTGTCCCATAAGCCATTCGAAATGGAGTCTCCCCGATAGTTGACCTTGGAGTGGTGCGATGTGCCCAAAGCACATTTGGCAACTCGTCAACCCAGTTCCCTTCCACCTCCATCAGCCTTTTCTTGAGTCCCTGGAGAATAGCCCGATTTGTTATCTCAACCTGCCCATTGGCCTGAGGGTATGCCACCGATGCCTTGAGGTGCTTGATTTTTAGTTCGTTAACGGCCCCTTCAAAATCTTTTCCCGTAAACTGGGAGCCGTTATCCGTGACAATAATGCGAGGAACCccaaatctaaaaacaatggaCTCCATGAAAAAGTTTATCACTTCCTTCTCTCTGATCCGAGTAAGTGGTCTGGCCTCGACCCATTTGGTGTAATAATCTATAGCCACAATGATGAACTGCCTTTGACCAGTAGTTTTTGGTAATGGTCCTACTATGTCGATTCCCAACATATAGAAAGGACATGGTGAagtgactggattgaagttgacTGAAGGGCGATGACTTACCGAACTGTACAGCTGGCAAGGTTTGCAAGTCTTTGTGAAGGTGTCGCAGTCTTTCCTAATCGACGGCCAATAAATTCCATGGCGAATGATTTTCAGAGCCATGCTTTTCCCTGCTGAGTGATCCCCACATATTCCAGAATGTATCTCAATCATGGCTAGTCGAGCTTCCTCTGGTCCCACGCACTTGAGTAGAGGCTCACTTAAGGCC of the Daucus carota subsp. sativus chromosome 4, DH1 v3.0, whole genome shotgun sequence genome contains:
- the LOC135152394 gene encoding uncharacterized protein LOC135152394 — translated: MSSSRLPRRRAPSVKAIAGGSPGLSRTFESLTPLPPTVVRHSTSHSLASLEREFNPLGASGSMSSVLAGGSDLDGGFSGGGEVAVENATGYFRACPSFNHRSNLSARSSAIKRLSQHCCFDLGYIHHLPRRTDKMWCPPREGWQAIPVVFFEYGFRLPMHPFFGVVYEALGCGLAQLSPNAIIQIVGFIARCHEKGELPSLELLFSIYRVKNTNGLLYLDKKAGRVRIVDAPSSNTIWHSQWTYMEGYDLSLVRPWSVIPKWRLKELNQMPSLPEDFLNDFHGETESYNTDTLSDIKFLTKHCCKNLFRLLVCLSCYPDFLILFFFFFCCCFFVVAGTPLRSLVKSKSKMPSGALLAKLAQLGATSMAAKTPETGEKEVTSRAKEIEVVAVDSELAAETTDLVVKTRDRKRHRKDTDIQSHHHHHKKSKDSVAPPAIGSSSVAGRSYQSEMAKLRVHLDQLVEGFDRVLDLGKEVDKAEDVAAVRRELETAKRQGVADKERLVAEVSELKKRNATLAVDKSSLNALILAYQKIEADLTAVNAAKEKEHADALEVVKKEKAKLDEELVKVRDDLSRSQDEALTTLEEGYQLCWDRAVAAGYDMQSLTFATYCEGLAAAVGASSNQVEEP